A window from Penicillium oxalicum strain HP7-1 chromosome VIII, whole genome shotgun sequence encodes these proteins:
- a CDS encoding Period circadian protein: MFFNKSTIALACIALANLVSAGQTPACLLSVVGHSENPADLKTLCGSGSSDVMSDIADKCGNNREAALKVYASTCKAAGYTVDTSVTSTASSSSGFVTATATASGSASGTAGIVASSTATGAAGSGSGSSTGSGSSTGASGTASSDPPVGTLNAAAGLQFQGSAIAAAVFVGVAALF; the protein is encoded by the exons ATGTTTTTCAACAAGTCTACCATTGCTCTGGCCTGCATCGCCTTGGCCAACCTTGTCTCTGCTGGTCAGACTCCTGCGTGTCTGCTGTCGGTTGTTGG TCACTCGGAAAACCCCGCTGACCTGAAGACTCTCTGTGGATCCGGTTCCTCGGATGTCATGTCAGACATTGCCGACAAGTGCGGCAACAACCGTGAGGCAGCTCTCAAGGTCTACGCCAGCACTTGCAAGGCTGCCGGCTACACCGTTGATACCAGTG tCACCTCCACTGCCAGCTCTTCCTCCGGGTTTGTCACAGCCACCGCTACTGCTTCTGGCTCTGCCAGCGGCACTGCCGGTATTGTCGCGTCCAGCACCGCTACTGGCGCCGCTGGctccggctctggctccTCTACTGGCTCCGGTTCTAGCACTGGTGCATCTGGCACTGCCTCTTCCGACCCCCCTGTGGGCACCCTCAACGCGGCCGCTGGTCTCCAGTTCCAGGGCTCGGccattgctgctgctgtcTTCGTAGGTGTCGCTGCCTTGTTCTAA
- a CDS encoding Cytokinesis protein sepH produces MVSRSGEASEGQRPLTPSRTPGTPLKPRLTRAGTSPVKRDDKLREEKGPKTSAKDVAELKDYQLGDCLGKGAFGSVYRALNWNTGETVAVKQIKLTDLPTTELRVIMLEIDLLKNLDHPNIVKYHGFVKSVETLNIILEYCENGSLHSIAKNFGRFPENLVGLYMSQVLHGLLYLHEQGVIHRDIKGANILTTKEGLVKLADFGVASRTTGLSESSVVGTPYWMAPEVIELSGATTASDIWSLGCTVIELLEGKPPYHNLQPMPALFRIVNDDHPPLPQGASPAVKDFLMQCFQKDPNLRVSARKLLKHPWIVNARRTDSVVPKKSTEYEEAVKSVQEWNEALRSPGAGTLRKPNNKFDPSAGSLPTARSSSLVDTLPSPTSIKIADRFRSPSSNEDDNWDDDFVTAISPSALQLPHLRPQDNFGGKLSPEKLKAFASLDGTIIRGEESLDGSDGSACGSFSGDNDPLQTIRPYSAKASSIEPSKNRSPSRRRQSKVQPASALQNVPMLSQTPTPPIRRPRPAVLYKENSVEDYTDLIMANEDVLDRKLGIFHEMDDDPDSPTHDKDWHFDDELAGHHPQLRKQLSVKRDRSTIEIQRFAENESDEDFSDILGADQVALDKPESDNGSDQSTLMLNSKLSNNSWLGDQDDDDDPFAQLEEGFDEMDLEANIARDKYARLRSQVEGLVGSLKTSQDEDVLAEISEQLLTVFCDLPETKNIIISAHGMLPILEILDTSRRRDTVYYLLRVVNAIIYNDYEIQENLCFVGGIPIVNEFASKKYPREIRLEAAAFVQQMFQTSTLTLQMFVSAGGLNVLVEFLEDDYEDERDLVLIGVNGIWSVFELQGSTPKNDFCRILSRNSVLDPLSLVLSRVLNEDGELAEVIEGRIANIFFIFSQAENHVKEMVAERTVLHRVLKELRRMSPVHQVTMLKFIKNLSMLSTTLDALQNSNAIDVLTELLQSTMGRSHFREVSNQILNTIYNMCRLNKTRQEDAALNGIVPLLQRIVKTERPLKEFALPILCDMAQSGKVGRRELWRNKGLAFYISLLADPYWQVTALDAIFTWLQEETAKVEEHLLDNRHDKTSFTDAIVRCLALSKANSFENLLEPLQKLLRLSPPVASTLARPDLFSRLGQKLHHNKAAVRLNLLRIISSICDSTEQQGGLLATYGLLDAIRELENDPAILVRDMAGKLVQSSERSSNSLGLMRRPTSRRKSTSTPSPNPFSGSTPSTPSSNRNSQSRSFLETRETPRHSRNALSGSSFALRPGSRDGTTSSLGSALNGSAAAARSRMPRGMSNRLSQVEFLQDDDKAQSSLNRRSSVMPRRRRPTNAESEWT; encoded by the exons ATGGTCTCTCGCTCCGGCGAAGCCAGTGAGGGGCAGCGACCCCTCACGCCATCACGAACGCCGGGCACGCCTCTGAAACCGCGTTTGACCCGAGCTGGCACCAGCCCAGTCAAGCGCGACGATAAACtcagagaagagaaaggacCGAAGACATCTGCTAAGGATGTCGCAGAGCTCAAGGACTAT CAACTGGGCGACTGTCTTGGAAAGGGCGCATTTGGATCAGTCTATCGAGCCTTGAATTGGAACACAGGAGAGACTGTTGCGGTGAAACAGATCAAGTTGACTGATCTCCCGACCACCGAATTGCGTGTGATCATG CTCGAAATTGATTTGCTCAAAAACCTCGAT CACCCGAACATCGTCAAGTACCACGGATTCGTCAAATCCGTTGAAACTCTAAATATTATCCTAGA GTACTGCGAAAATGGCTCGTTACATTCTATCGCTAAAAACTTTGGTCGCTTCCCTGAGAATCTGGTTGGCCTGTACATGTCTCAGGTGTTGCATGGGCTCTTGTATCTGCACGAACAGGGTGTCATTCACCGAGACATCAAGGGAGCCAACATTCTGACCACCAAAGAAGGTCTAGTCAAATTGGCTGATTTTGGAGTTGCTAGCCGCACGACGGGATTGAGCGAGTCAAGCGTGGTCGGCACCCCGTATTGGATGGCCCCGGAGGTGATTGAGCTATCTGGAGCAACAACAGCGTCAGATATTTGGAGCTTGGGATGTACCGTCATTGAGCTGCTTGAGGGCAAACCTCCATACCATAATCTTCAGCCAATGCCCGCTCTCTTCCGGATCGTGAATGACGATCATCCCCCTCTCCCACAGGGCGCTTCCCCA GCAGTGAAAGACTTCTTGATGCAATGTTTCCAAAAAGATCCAAATCTTCGGGTATCAGCCAGGAAGCTACTCAAGCACCCGTGGATCGTCAATGCCCGCCGAACCGATTCAGTCGTTCCAAAGAAGTCCACGGAATACGAGGAAGCTGTGAAGAGTGTGCAAGAGTGGAATGAGGCTTTACGATCACCTGGTGCCGGGACCTTGAGGAAGCCGAACAACAAATTTGATCCGAGCGCTGGATCCCTGCCCACTGCTCGCAGCAGTTCCTTGGTCGACACGCTTCCATCGCCTACATCGATCAAGATCGCCGATCGCTTTCGGTCACCGTCGTCCAACGAAGACGACAATTGGGACGATGATTTTGTGACTGCAATTTCTCCAAGTGCGTTGCAGCTGCCTCACCTGCGGCCGCAGGACAATTTCGGGGGCAAACTCTCGCCTGAGAAGCTGAAAGCATTCGCATCTCTCGATGGCACCATCATcaggggagaggagagtctCGATGGCTCCGACGGCAGTGCGTGTGGCTCATTCTCGGGCGACAACGATCCTTTGCAGACCATCCGCCCGTACTCAGCCAAGGCATCATCGATCGAACCTTCTAAGAATCGCAGCCCGTCAAGGCGCCGCCAGTCCAAAGTACAGCCAGCCTCGGCCCTGCAAAATGTTCCAATGTTGTCCCAGACTCCAACTCCACCCATTCGACGACCCCGGCCGGCCGTCTTGTATAAAGAAAATTCCGTCGAGGATTATACAGATCTGATCATGGCCAACGAGGATGTCCTGGATCGGAAGCTAGGAATATTTCAT GAAATGGACGATGACCCAGACTCTCCCACCCATGACAAAGACTGGCATTTCGACGATGAACTGGCTGGTCATCATCCCCAACTGCGAAAACAACTCTCTGTCAAGCGTGATCGTTCAACCATCGAGATACAAAGATTTGCAGAGAATGAGAGCGACGAAGACTTCTCCGACATTCTTGGGGCCGATCAGGTGGCTCTCGATAAACCAGAGAGCGACAATGGTTCAGATCAGAGTACTCTTATGCTGAACTCCAAGTTGTCGAATAACTCGTGGCTAGGTGACcaggatgacgatgatgacccCTTCGCACAGCTAGAAGAAGGATTTGACGAAATGGACCTTGAAGCCAACATTGCCCGTGACAAGTACGCCCGTCTGCGGAGCCAAGTTGAAGGCTTAGTCGGCTCTTTGAAGACATCACAAGATGAGGATGTTCTCGCGGAGATTTCCGAGCAGCTCCTTACAGTGTTCTGCGATCTTCCTGAAACGAAGAATATAATTATTAGCGCTCACGGCATGCTGCCAATTTTGGAAATTCTAGACACCTCACGTCGGCGAGATACTGTGTACTATCTCCTCAGAGTGGTGAATGCAATCATCTACAACGACTATGAGATTCAAGAGAATCTCTGCTTCGTGGGCGGTATCCCAATCGTGAACGAGTTCGCATCGAAGAAATATCCACGGGAGATTCGACTGGAAGCGGCTGCTTTTGTGCAGCAAATGTTCCAGACATCCACACTCACGCTACAGATGTTCGTGAGCGCGGGCGGTCTCAACGTCCTGGTCGAGTTTTTGGAGGATGACTATGAGGATGAGCGCGATCTAGTCCTCATTGGAGTGAATGGCATTTGGAGCGTGTTTGAATTACAA GGGTCTACGCCCAAAAACGACTTTTGCAGGATCTTATCCCGCAATTCCGTGCTTGATCCACTCTCCCTTGTCCTCAGCCGGGTCTtgaatgaagatggagagctgGCCGAGGTCATCGAAGGTCGTATTGCAAACATTTTCTTTATATTCTCCCAGGCCGAAAACCACGTCAAAGAGATGGTCGCGGAGCGGACCGTCTTACATC GGGTTCTCAAGGAATTGCGGCGGATGTCGCCAGTGCACCAGGTTACAATGCTCAAGTTTATCAAGAATCTGTCGATGCTTTCAACTACTCTGGATGCACTGCAGAATTCGAATGCGATCGACGTGCTCACCGAACTCCTCCAATCCACCATGGGGCGCAGCCACTTCCGCGAAGTCTCGAATCAGATTTTGAATACAATTTACAACATGTGTCGATTGAACAAGACTCGCCAGGAAGACGCGGCACTGAATGGCATTGTGCCCTTACTTCAAAGGATTGTGAAAACAGAGCGCCCCCTTAAAGAATTTGCACTACCCATTCTGTGTGATATGGCTCAATCTGGAAAGGTTGGTCGTCGAGAGCTATGGCGCAATAAGGGACTTGCATTTTACATCTCGCTTCTCGCGGATCCTTACTGGCAAGTTACTGCTTTGGATGCCATCTTCACCTG GCTTCAAGAGGAAACGGCCAAGGTTGAAGAGCATTTACTGGACAATCGCCATGACAAAACGTCCTTCACAGATGCCATTGTACGGTGTCTTGCGCTCTCCAAAGCAAATTCTTTTGAAAATCTGCTCGAGCCACTTCAAAAGCTCTTGCGTCTCAGTCCCCCGGTCGCCTCCACTCTGGCAAGGCCCGATCTCTTTAGTCGACTTGGGCAGAAACTTCATCACAACAAAGCGGCAGTCCGATTGAACCTCCTTCGCATCATTTCCAGCATCTGTGACTCCACTGAACAGCAAGGTGGCTTACTTGCCACGTATGGCTTGCTGGACGCAATCCGAGAACTTGAGAACGACCCTGCCATCTTGGTGCGAGACATGGCAGGAAAGTTGGTTCAGTCCAGCGAACGAAGTAGTAACTCGCTCGGTCTTATGCGCAGACCCACGAGCCGTCGGAAGAGCACTTCCACACCCAGCCCTAACCCTTTCTCCGGCTCTACGCCCTCCACGCCCTCGAGCAATCGCAACAGTCAGTCTCGATCATTCCTCGAAACCCGCGAGACGCCCCGTCATTCTCGCAATGCTCTCTCCGGTTCATCTTTTGCGCTTCGGCCAGGAAGTCGTGATGGCACCACCTCATCATTGGGTTCTGCCCTGAATGGAAGTGCCGCAGCAGCGCGATCTCGGATGCCGCGAGGCATGTCTAATCGGCTTTCCCAGGTCGAGTTTCTTCAAGATGATGATAAAGCCCAGAGCTCTTTGAATCGTCGGAGCTCGGTCATGCCGCGTCGTCGTCGCCCCACCAATGCAGAGTCCGAATGGACATGA